The following coding sequences are from one Hippopotamus amphibius kiboko isolate mHipAmp2 chromosome 9, mHipAmp2.hap2, whole genome shotgun sequence window:
- the LOC130829081 gene encoding olfactory receptor 149-like, with amino-acid sequence MRNASVVTEFILMGIPHTEDLETLLFALFLSIYIFTFTGNLLILLAIVSSTRLHTPMYFFLCKLSVCDIFFPSVSSPKMLFYLAGNSQAISYAGCVSQLFFYHFLGCAECFLYTVMAYDRFVAIRYPLRYTVIMSHRVCAILAMGTSFFGCIQATSLTTLTFQLPYCGPNEVDYYFCDIPVMLKLACADTSALEMVGFISVGLTTLSSFLLILTSYSCIVFSILQIRSTEGRHRAFSTCSAHLTAILLFFMPVVLIYLQPTPNPWLNATVQVLNNLVTPMLNPLIYSLRNKEMKYSLKKVLQQVAFLAEK; translated from the coding sequence ATGAGGAATGCCTCAGTGGTGACCGAGTTTATTCTGATGGGCATCCCACACACAGAGGATCTGGAGACCTTGCTCTTTGCTCTGTTTTTGTCCATCTACATCTTTACCTTCACAGGAAACCTGCTCATCCTACTGGCAATTGTCTCCTCCACTCGGCTTCAcactcccatgtacttcttcctgtgTAAACTGTCTGTGTGtgacatattttttccttctgtgagtTCCCCCAAGATGCTCTTCTACCTCGCAGGGAACAGCCAAGCCATCTCCTATGCAGGCTGTGTGTCCCAGCTCTTCTTCTACCATTTCCTGGGATGTGCTGAGTGTTTCCTGTACACAgtaatggcctatgaccgctttgTGGCCATACGTTACCCTCTGCGCTACACAGTCATCATGAGTCACAGAGTGTGTGCCATCCTGGCCATGGGGACctcattttttggctgcattcagGCCACCTCTCTAACTACTCTCACCTTCCAATTGCCCTACTGTGGCCCCAATGAGGTAGACTATTACTTCTGTGATATCCCAGTGATGCTGAAGCTGGCTTGTGCAGACACCTCAGCCCTGGAGATGGTGGGGTTCATCAGTGTAGGCCTCACAACCCTCAGctccttcctcctcatcctcacctCCTACAGCTGCATTGTTTTCTCCATTCTTCAAATCCGCTCTACTGAAGGCCGACATCGTGCCTTCTCCACCTGCAGTGCCCACCTCACTGCCATCCTCCTCTTCTTTATGCCAGTGGTTCTCATCTACCTGCAGCCCACACCTAACCCCTGGCTTAATGCAACTGTTCAGGTCCTGAATAACCTTgtcacccccatgctgaaccccttgatctacagtctgagaaataaggaaatgaaatattCTCTGAAGAAGGTGCTACAGCAGGTGGCCTTCCTTGCTGAGAAGTGA